From Salvia splendens isolate huo1 chromosome 16, SspV2, whole genome shotgun sequence, a single genomic window includes:
- the LOC121770452 gene encoding uncharacterized protein LOC121770452, whose protein sequence is MGLSIPSHPASRLPRPLVTSFKWHPPEGPWIKVNTDGAYTGAPDRAGGEGVVRDWSGKLLAAFSTPLDAHSALEAELMAAHHGLELARVHEQPIWIETDSEQAAKLLNGFTWGPAHLRRVMARIFLFKRRYTMRASFIPREGNQAADLLAKMGLGQQCFLRFSAQTAPRPLKDIIRMEEMGIPNIRVRSEEHE, encoded by the coding sequence ATGGGCTTGAGTATTCCGAGCCACCCTGCCTCAAGACTGCCGAGACCACTGGTGACGTCCTTTAAGTGGCACCCCCCTGAAGGCCCGTGGATTAAAGTCAATACGGACGGGGCATACACTGGGGCACCGGATAGAGCGGGAGGGGAAGGAGTGGTACGCGACTGGTCCGGAAAGTTGCTCGCGGCCTTCTCAACCCCCCTTGACGCACACTCAGCCCTAGAGGCCGAATTGATGGCTGCTCATCATGGACTTGAGCTTGCGAGGGTACATGAGCAACCCATTTGGATCGAGACGGACTCAGAACAAGCCGCCAAACTCCTCAATGGCTTTACGTGGGGACCGGCACATCTCCGCCGGGTCATGGCGCGAATTTTCCTCTTCAAGCGCCGGTACACCATGCGCGCCTCCTTTATCCCCCGGGAGGGGAATCAAGCGGCGGACCTGCTCGCTAAGATGGGCCTTGGCCAGCAATGCTTCCTCAGGTTCTCCGCCCAAACAGCTCCAAGACCCCTAAAGGACATCATTAGAATGGAAGAAATGGGAATACCCAACATTCGAGTTCGGTCGGAAGAACACGAGTAG